The following are encoded together in the Anaerostipes caccae L1-92 genome:
- a CDS encoding ABC transporter ATP-binding protein — translation MNYVLETENLTKDFGSFRALDRVSVKLESGKIYGLIGRNGAGKTTLMRLVAGLSFPSEGSISLFGRGGEKALQEERKRIGCMIEYPGIIGNMNAKENLRVRRVLKGIPNEETEDELLKLTGLSKAGKKKAKDFSLGMKQRLGIADALIGTPELLILDEPVNGLDPLGVVEIRRLLIKLCRENHITILISSHNLPELYQTVTDYIIIHEGRVVKTLNQEELEEKCKRHIRVRCADTSKLAAVLEESLHTSNYKVMPDGSVKLYDYLDRQEQVAETLYQNGLTVKGFSVEGDSLENYFVSVIGGGQDNECFKG, via the coding sequence ATGAATTATGTATTGGAGACAGAAAATCTGACGAAAGATTTCGGCAGTTTTCGTGCACTTGACCGGGTCTCAGTAAAACTTGAGTCTGGGAAAATTTATGGGCTGATCGGCCGGAACGGAGCCGGAAAGACCACACTGATGCGGCTTGTGGCAGGGCTCAGCTTCCCCTCAGAAGGAAGTATCTCTTTGTTTGGACGCGGGGGTGAAAAAGCCCTGCAGGAGGAACGGAAGCGGATCGGCTGTATGATCGAATATCCGGGTATTATCGGAAACATGAATGCAAAAGAGAACCTGAGAGTACGCAGAGTCTTAAAGGGAATACCAAACGAGGAAACTGAAGATGAACTGCTTAAACTGACAGGTCTTTCTAAGGCAGGGAAGAAAAAAGCAAAGGATTTTTCTCTGGGTATGAAGCAGAGACTGGGTATCGCAGATGCACTGATCGGCACTCCGGAACTGCTCATCTTAGATGAACCCGTTAATGGTCTGGACCCGCTCGGCGTGGTGGAAATCCGCCGCCTTTTGATAAAACTGTGCCGGGAAAATCATATAACGATCCTGATTTCCAGCCATAATCTGCCGGAACTCTACCAGACGGTTACAGATTATATTATCATCCACGAAGGAAGAGTAGTAAAAACTCTGAACCAGGAAGAACTGGAAGAAAAATGTAAGCGTCATATCAGGGTCCGGTGTGCGGACACATCTAAGCTGGCTGCGGTTTTGGAAGAGAGCCTTCATACCTCAAACTATAAGGTGATGCCGGACGGTTCTGTAAAGCTGTATGATTACCTGGACCGGCAGGAACAGGTCGCGGAAACATTATATCAGAACGGATTGACAGTGAAGGGATTTTCCGTAGAAGGTGATAGTTTGGAAAATTATTTTGTATCTGTGATAGGGGGCGGTCAGGATAATGAATGTTTTAAGGGCTGA
- the rlmH gene encoding 23S rRNA (pseudouridine(1915)-N(3))-methyltransferase RlmH: protein MNVKVICVGKIKEPYVRKLIERCVKELNRSCRLEIIELKDEKTPDGASEKEEDRIRKIEGERILKRIPAGSIVIPLCIDGKQMTSDELRHKWEKWNRQRDTEVAFVIGGSLGLCSAVQRKGAFKLSFSAMTFPHQLMRLILLEQLVYAAGRKEE from the coding sequence ATGAACGTAAAGGTTATCTGTGTAGGAAAGATAAAAGAGCCATATGTAAGAAAACTGATTGAGCGCTGTGTAAAAGAACTGAACAGGAGCTGCCGTCTGGAGATTATTGAGCTGAAAGATGAAAAAACACCTGACGGCGCCAGTGAGAAAGAGGAGGATCGCATCCGGAAAATCGAGGGCGAGAGGATCTTAAAGCGGATTCCAGCAGGAAGTATTGTGATTCCGCTTTGTATTGACGGAAAACAAATGACTTCCGATGAACTCAGGCATAAGTGGGAAAAATGGAACAGGCAGAGGGATACGGAGGTTGCGTTTGTCATCGGAGGATCTCTGGGTCTCTGCAGTGCGGTCCAGAGGAAGGGGGCTTTTAAGCTGAGCTTCAGTGCAATGACATTTCCGCATCAGCTGATGCGGCTGATCCTTCTGGAGCAGCTCGTATACGCGGCAGGGAGGAAGGAGGAATGA
- a CDS encoding YbaK/EbsC family protein, whose product MSDMSVTEVRNYLNEFNRADRVREFEASSATVELAAKALGVEEARIAKTLSFYGPDGSCILVVTAGDVKIDNKKYKTMFGLKAKMLRGDDVKTLTGHERGGVCPFANPEGTKVYLDESLKRFETVFPACGSSNSAIELKPEELFEYAKAVKWVDVTKAEGDGK is encoded by the coding sequence ATGAGTGACATGTCTGTAACAGAGGTCAGAAATTATTTAAATGAATTTAATAGGGCTGACAGAGTGAGAGAGTTTGAAGCTTCCAGCGCTACGGTAGAACTGGCGGCAAAAGCCCTGGGTGTGGAAGAAGCGAGAATCGCCAAGACGTTATCCTTCTACGGGCCGGACGGGAGCTGTATCCTTGTGGTAACCGCCGGAGACGTAAAGATCGACAATAAAAAATATAAAACGATGTTCGGATTAAAGGCAAAGATGCTGAGAGGAGACGATGTAAAAACGCTTACCGGACATGAGAGGGGCGGCGTCTGCCCGTTTGCAAATCCGGAGGGGACAAAAGTATATTTAGATGAGTCACTGAAGCGCTTTGAGACAGTTTTTCCGGCATGCGGCAGCTCAAATTCTGCGATTGAGCTCAAACCCGAAGAACTCTTTGAATATGCAAAGGCCGTAAAGTGGGTGGATGTGACAAAGGCCGAGGGAGACGGGAAATGA
- a CDS encoding S8 family peptidase, which produces MRKNGHFLILAAMILMIGTSLHNPGNFYQRTNRSDCFTNDTEISSARYKSNKHKYHSIFQMGLAGPGLTAWNYATGKGVNVAVMDGGFDVNDKELKGNIKGCYNAVTKRGGKGQITKYSHGTSVAKILGAAGNNRYASAGVAYNVNLYLIQVDANGSQSSYSKSVMEGIRYAADKKCRVISMSLSDTIYDAKMEAAINEAYSKSKNSILFAASAGNKGKEEYRYPSSYRNVLSVSALNYSSKTRKYTDASSTYNNRVDISAPGGTTSAATPYAAGVAALIFQANPSLTAKECADIITSTAMDAGNKGYDKHYGYGIIQPLTAVQKAKYGRSYIPRKISGTSSYKKSYGTKPFTLNAEIAGSGSLSYKSGNDKVASVNGSGKVTIRGTGRAVIRVSVPKSGIYSSASKNITINVSPKRPSLSIKNIKKKKLSLSWKKDKRASGYEIYIAPNSKFKKYKKYMIKKNQIKKTVSRLKKNKKYWVRMRSYKTAGGRKIYSSYSKVKTIKIRK; this is translated from the coding sequence ATGCGGAAAAATGGACATTTTCTGATTCTGGCAGCAATGATACTTATGATAGGTACCTCGCTGCACAACCCAGGAAATTTTTATCAAAGAACGAACAGAAGTGATTGTTTTACCAATGATACGGAGATTTCCAGTGCCAGGTATAAGTCTAATAAGCATAAATATCACAGTATTTTTCAGATGGGACTGGCCGGACCGGGGCTGACGGCATGGAATTATGCAACCGGAAAGGGAGTGAATGTTGCGGTCATGGACGGCGGTTTTGACGTGAATGACAAAGAACTGAAAGGAAATATAAAAGGCTGCTACAATGCAGTTACAAAACGGGGAGGAAAAGGACAGATTACGAAATACAGCCATGGAACTTCTGTGGCAAAAATATTGGGAGCCGCAGGCAACAACCGGTATGCCAGCGCTGGAGTTGCATATAATGTGAATCTGTATCTGATACAGGTAGATGCAAATGGTTCACAGTCATCCTATTCAAAATCAGTGATGGAAGGTATTCGTTATGCTGCTGATAAAAAATGCAGGGTAATCAGCATGAGTCTTAGTGATACTATATATGATGCTAAGATGGAAGCAGCGATAAATGAAGCATATTCCAAATCCAAAAATAGTATATTATTTGCTGCCTCAGCAGGCAACAAAGGAAAAGAGGAATACCGCTATCCGTCGTCTTATCGGAATGTACTGTCTGTCTCTGCTCTGAATTATTCTTCCAAAACCCGAAAATACACGGATGCCTCATCAACCTATAATAACCGGGTTGACATTTCTGCACCGGGAGGCACGACCAGTGCGGCGACACCGTATGCAGCAGGGGTGGCGGCGCTGATCTTTCAGGCCAACCCGTCCCTGACGGCAAAAGAATGTGCAGACATCATTACATCCACGGCAATGGACGCAGGAAACAAAGGGTATGATAAGCACTATGGATATGGAATCATTCAGCCTCTGACGGCTGTGCAGAAAGCAAAGTACGGAAGAAGTTATATCCCACGGAAGATTTCAGGGACGTCATCTTACAAGAAGTCCTATGGGACGAAGCCGTTTACCCTTAATGCTGAAATTGCGGGCTCCGGGAGTTTGTCTTATAAATCTGGCAATGACAAAGTGGCTTCTGTCAATGGCAGCGGGAAGGTGACCATCAGGGGAACCGGCAGGGCTGTGATCAGAGTATCTGTTCCTAAATCAGGTATTTACAGCAGTGCTTCTAAAAATATCACGATCAATGTTTCTCCGAAGCGCCCTTCACTCAGCATTAAGAATATAAAAAAGAAGAAATTAAGTCTCAGCTGGAAAAAGGATAAAAGAGCAAGCGGTTATGAGATCTATATAGCGCCCAATTCAAAATTTAAGAAATATAAAAAATATATGATAAAGAAAAACCAGATAAAGAAAACGGTTTCCAGGCTGAAAAAGAACAAAAAATATTGGGTCCGCATGCGGTCTTATAAGACAGCCGGAGGCAGGAAAATTTACAGCAGTTACAGCAAAGTGAAGACAATAAAAATCAGAAAGTAA
- a CDS encoding YebC/PmpR family DNA-binding transcriptional regulator → MSGHSKFANIKHKKEKNDAKKGKIFTKLGREIAVAVKEGGADPENNSRLRDIVAKAKANNMPNDTIDRSIKKAAGDANAVNYESITYEGYGPSGVAIIVEALTDNKNRTASNVRSAFTKGSGSIGTPGCVSYNFEKKGQIIIAKEDCQMDEDDLMMTALDAGAEDFAAEEDSYEIVTDPDDFSKVREALEAESIEMASAEVTMIPNTMVELASEDDIKNLQKTLDLLEEDDDVQDVWHNWDE, encoded by the coding sequence ATGTCAGGACACAGTAAATTTGCGAATATTAAACACAAAAAAGAAAAAAATGACGCGAAAAAAGGCAAGATCTTTACCAAACTCGGAAGAGAGATTGCTGTGGCGGTAAAAGAAGGCGGGGCGGACCCGGAAAATAACAGCCGGCTCCGCGATATTGTCGCTAAGGCAAAGGCCAACAATATGCCCAATGATACCATTGACCGAAGCATTAAAAAAGCTGCAGGCGATGCAAATGCCGTCAACTACGAGTCTATTACATATGAAGGATACGGCCCGAGCGGAGTCGCGATTATCGTAGAGGCTCTGACAGACAACAAAAACAGGACGGCTTCCAATGTCCGGAGTGCTTTTACAAAGGGAAGCGGAAGCATTGGAACACCGGGCTGCGTCTCCTACAATTTCGAAAAAAAGGGACAGATCATTATCGCAAAAGAGGACTGTCAGATGGATGAGGATGATCTTATGATGACTGCGCTGGATGCGGGAGCAGAGGATTTTGCCGCAGAGGAAGACAGCTATGAGATCGTTACGGACCCGGATGATTTTTCTAAAGTCAGGGAGGCCCTGGAAGCAGAATCCATCGAGATGGCCAGTGCGGAAGTTACCATGATTCCGAACACTATGGTAGAGCTTGCTTCTGAGGATGATATCAAGAATCTGCAGAAGACGCTGGATTTGCTGGAAGAAGACGATGACGTCCAGGATGTCTGGCATAACTGGGACGAATAG
- a CDS encoding ABC transporter permease translates to MNVLRADMLKFKKSMALKVLFLISGAGAVLMVIVARLFRDGTLGMNAAGNASFLADPQMVALLGTVAAGMFLCGDFENKTVQDAVSGGIGRSQLVLGKAFSYFLIIFLLILPYFAVMAASFFIDSQYQLYIPSVFLTLICRESGNALTLYSALKILGITASVCVVYAGQLSICLPLAFIFRRPVPVIGIGYLVSMACGMLQAGGNKVFEKMISLTPFHLENLTRLSMDAEPEMFLKSVGTGAGFAILMILAAMFIFRRAEIK, encoded by the coding sequence ATGAATGTTTTAAGGGCTGATATGCTAAAGTTTAAAAAATCAATGGCTTTAAAAGTATTATTTTTGATTTCCGGGGCAGGAGCAGTCCTCATGGTCATCGTGGCCCGTCTGTTCAGGGACGGTACTCTTGGCATGAACGCCGCCGGCAATGCCTCTTTTCTGGCAGATCCTCAGATGGTGGCTCTATTGGGAACCGTGGCCGCGGGAATGTTTCTCTGCGGAGATTTTGAAAATAAGACCGTTCAGGATGCAGTGTCCGGAGGCATCGGAAGGAGTCAGCTGGTTCTGGGGAAAGCATTTTCTTATTTTTTGATTATTTTTCTATTGATTCTTCCGTACTTCGCTGTTATGGCCGCGTCATTTTTTATAGACAGCCAGTATCAGCTGTATATCCCGTCTGTGTTTCTTACGTTGATTTGCAGAGAATCGGGAAATGCACTCACACTGTATTCTGCACTTAAAATTCTTGGGATCACGGCGTCGGTATGTGTGGTCTACGCGGGACAGCTGAGCATTTGTCTTCCTCTGGCGTTTATTTTCCGCAGGCCGGTGCCGGTCATCGGGATCGGATATCTGGTCTCAATGGCCTGTGGAATGCTTCAGGCAGGAGGAAACAAAGTATTTGAAAAAATGATTAGTCTGACGCCGTTTCATCTTGAAAATTTAACCCGGCTTTCTATGGACGCAGAACCGGAAATGTTTTTGAAGAGTGTCGGAACCGGAGCCGGCTTTGCCATCCTGATGATCTTGGCGGCCATGTTCATTTTCAGGAGAGCCGAGATAAAATAA
- a CDS encoding InlB B-repeat-containing protein, with the protein MRRKWLENPGGGISRIHKVIPDEQIKNKTRESAENGQTLLDVSKGDIRITKDGAVGGGLEEDETRLNSKGYWIIGTTTEHSVKVEKDVKTEITLDNVNITCSQYDCINVSHAYVTITLIGKNQLFCNSGNKSSGDFTYAGCALAKDGMDGQLTIQCQDAEKAGHKCDNSCGSLYAKAKEEHLDLCAIGSTLRGVKIPGDAGFSNFTIKGGNITAMGGLHSCGIGAACETEAVGGEHAKNIRISGGIVEAKGTTYGAGIGGGYGTKVEGIYITGGSVKATGGAYAPGIGAAKYGRTDGKGSMEVKDIKISGGDTVVKAIGDKTTSMPGIGSGGGNGKVSNVTASPDFGFQGYIQDGTSEEDYTFVEGTPFKEETAIEVGKFYTMVYFGPYRDTNEIEKDTKDQIGANHVISKTGGEGFTKEQLKGLTKVTGKDETGTDFDTSDLTFTKEEQIQAINAAKTAGKTGEFPLTFTTPNGTETTVNVYLKGEGTDAAQINPERMEPTIGADNFRQDTGGEPFSEEDVRRLAQVQGKNKEGTTYPQDEFTPDAGQLETINKAKTLGKGGTFKLTFTSPDGKKATVEVVLKVYDETSVNETTGEQIKGLDIISKTGGDAFTKEQLKDLSDVTAFNGSGEAIDRADLIFPNEDQVKAVNEAKMNGKTGDFLLYIETPAGTGITIHVFLRDRGTDQVRSTEDGTQRGSLGANDTVQPTGGKGFSEEEIRNFCKVKGKDIHGNSVNARVDEGQLKEINEAKTRGVTGTFRLTFSLEDRTGAVVSVTLTGDHTVSFDPDGGDYYPKDQIIVGGRTAVEPKEPGKDGYVFEGWYYTDEDGKEIKWDFDMPVHQSVTLKAKWKKEPADTKTTETTTVKKPKKKRETGSWNYREIGRDTKENRTAETGDEHKMPWIFGCVAGLTGAAFCLFMKKRIQ; encoded by the coding sequence ATGAGGAGGAAATGGCTGGAAAATCCGGGGGGGGGTATTTCCAGAATTCATAAGGTAATCCCGGACGAGCAGATCAAAAACAAGACAAGAGAGTCTGCAGAAAATGGGCAGACACTTTTGGATGTGAGCAAAGGTGACATTCGCATCACAAAAGATGGAGCTGTTGGAGGAGGCCTGGAGGAAGATGAAACGCGGCTGAATTCAAAGGGATATTGGATTATAGGTACTACAACAGAACATAGTGTTAAAGTAGAAAAAGATGTGAAAACCGAGATTACCTTAGATAACGTCAATATTACATGTTCACAATATGACTGCATTAACGTATCACATGCATATGTAACAATAACTTTGATTGGAAAAAACCAGCTGTTTTGTAATTCAGGCAATAAATCAAGCGGAGATTTTACCTATGCGGGCTGTGCCTTAGCAAAGGACGGGATGGACGGACAGTTAACGATTCAATGTCAGGATGCAGAAAAAGCCGGACATAAATGTGATAATTCATGTGGTTCTCTATATGCAAAAGCAAAGGAAGAGCATCTAGATCTTTGTGCCATTGGAAGTACTTTAAGAGGAGTTAAGATTCCGGGAGATGCGGGGTTTTCAAATTTCACGATTAAAGGAGGAAATATAACCGCTATGGGCGGACTTCACTCCTGCGGAATTGGCGCAGCATGTGAGACAGAAGCAGTGGGAGGAGAACATGCAAAGAATATCAGAATCTCCGGAGGCATCGTTGAGGCAAAAGGGACTACGTATGGAGCAGGAATTGGAGGAGGTTACGGAACAAAGGTAGAAGGAATTTATATTACTGGCGGAAGTGTAAAAGCTACAGGTGGTGCCTACGCTCCGGGAATTGGGGCTGCAAAGTATGGAAGAACAGACGGCAAGGGCAGTATGGAGGTCAAAGATATTAAAATCAGCGGCGGAGATACGGTCGTAAAAGCTATCGGAGATAAAACAACTAGTATGCCGGGTATCGGTTCCGGAGGAGGAAACGGTAAAGTCTCCAATGTAACTGCATCTCCGGATTTTGGATTTCAGGGATACATACAGGACGGAACTTCAGAGGAAGATTATACATTTGTAGAGGGGACACCATTTAAAGAAGAGACAGCCATTGAAGTGGGGAAATTTTATACGATGGTCTATTTCGGACCATACCGTGACACCAATGAGATCGAAAAAGACACCAAGGACCAGATCGGAGCCAACCATGTGATCAGCAAGACTGGCGGAGAAGGATTTACGAAAGAACAGTTAAAAGGACTGACCAAAGTAACCGGAAAGGATGAAACCGGAACTGATTTTGATACATCCGATTTAACCTTTACGAAGGAAGAACAGATTCAGGCAATCAATGCTGCAAAGACTGCAGGAAAGACCGGGGAGTTTCCTCTGACCTTTACGACGCCTAACGGGACTGAGACAACAGTGAACGTATACCTGAAGGGAGAAGGAACCGATGCAGCCCAGATCAATCCAGAACGGATGGAACCGACCATCGGAGCGGATAATTTCCGGCAGGACACCGGAGGGGAACCATTCAGTGAAGAAGATGTACGGAGACTGGCTCAGGTCCAGGGGAAAAATAAAGAGGGAACGACCTATCCCCAGGATGAGTTCACACCAGATGCCGGTCAGTTAGAAACAATTAATAAAGCGAAAACCTTGGGGAAGGGGGGAACATTTAAACTGACCTTTACATCCCCCGACGGTAAGAAAGCCACGGTGGAAGTGGTGCTGAAAGTCTATGATGAGACAAGCGTTAATGAGACGACCGGGGAACAGATCAAGGGGCTTGATATTATCAGTAAGACCGGAGGGGACGCCTTTACAAAGGAACAGCTGAAAGACTTATCAGATGTCACGGCTTTCAACGGCAGCGGGGAAGCAATCGACAGAGCCGATTTAATATTTCCAAATGAAGACCAGGTCAAAGCGGTCAATGAAGCCAAGATGAACGGGAAGACCGGAGACTTTCTGCTGTACATAGAGACACCGGCCGGAACAGGGATTACTATCCATGTGTTTTTAAGAGACAGGGGAACCGATCAGGTCCGGAGCACAGAAGACGGGACACAGAGGGGAAGTCTTGGAGCCAATGACACTGTTCAGCCGACTGGAGGAAAAGGCTTCAGTGAAGAAGAGATCAGAAATTTCTGCAAAGTGAAAGGAAAAGACATTCATGGAAACAGTGTGAATGCCAGGGTGGATGAGGGACAGTTAAAAGAAATCAATGAGGCAAAGACCAGAGGAGTCACAGGAACCTTCAGGCTCACATTTTCTCTGGAAGACCGGACCGGGGCAGTAGTTTCGGTCACTTTGACCGGAGACCACACGGTGTCCTTTGACCCGGACGGGGGAGACTATTATCCAAAGGATCAGATCATTGTGGGAGGTAGAACAGCGGTGGAACCGAAGGAGCCTGGAAAAGATGGGTATGTGTTTGAAGGCTGGTATTACACAGATGAAGATGGAAAAGAAATAAAATGGGACTTTGATATGCCGGTCCATCAGAGTGTGACACTGAAAGCTAAGTGGAAAAAAGAGCCTGCCGATACAAAGACTACTGAGACGACGACAGTGAAGAAACCAAAGAAAAAGAGAGAGACAGGGAGCTGGAATTACCGGGAAATTGGCAGAGACACGAAAGAAAACCGTACGGCAGAGACTGGGGATGAACATAAAATGCCGTGGATTTTTGGATGCGTGGCAGGATTGACGGGAGCAGCATTCTGTTTGTTTATGAAAAAGAGAATACAATAG
- a CDS encoding MerR family transcriptional regulator: MNRRSIKLTTSQFAKIHGLNKRTLHYYDTIGLFSPHYKGDNNYRYYDDSQSIQLEYIRMLKELNMSIKEIKEYLNHPNQADFLRIADTKLKEIGCEIRRLKKSRQILLMKKKQLELCSQIKNREIRIIECEEEYHQRISFAFGDEDIEQIYAQIKNFWDTKDFIMGIGSFISTEKIKQRKFDSYDGLFTPAPKNSSNDIFKKPGGTYICGFFTGDWDGLPEFYEEIIAFAEKHHLTLTGYAYETGLNDFVISSADEYITQIMIQAENEEE, from the coding sequence ATGAATCGCCGCTCAATAAAGCTGACAACTTCACAGTTTGCAAAAATCCACGGACTCAACAAACGGACTCTGCACTATTATGATACGATCGGTCTGTTCTCACCGCACTATAAGGGAGATAACAATTACAGATACTATGATGACTCACAGAGTATTCAATTAGAATATATCCGTATGCTGAAAGAATTAAATATGAGCATTAAAGAAATAAAAGAATATCTGAACCATCCGAACCAAGCAGATTTTTTACGTATTGCAGACACAAAACTAAAAGAGATCGGCTGTGAGATCAGGCGGCTGAAAAAAAGCAGACAAATTCTTCTTATGAAAAAGAAACAGCTGGAATTATGCAGTCAGATAAAAAACAGAGAAATCAGGATCATAGAGTGTGAAGAAGAATATCACCAAAGGATCTCTTTTGCTTTTGGTGATGAGGATATTGAACAAATATACGCTCAGATTAAAAATTTCTGGGACACGAAAGACTTTATTATGGGCATTGGAAGTTTTATCTCCACTGAAAAGATTAAGCAAAGGAAGTTCGATTCCTATGACGGTCTTTTTACTCCGGCACCAAAGAACAGCAGCAACGATATATTTAAAAAACCGGGCGGAACTTATATATGCGGATTTTTTACGGGTGATTGGGACGGCCTTCCGGAATTCTATGAGGAAATCATAGCATTTGCAGAAAAACACCATTTAACACTAACGGGATACGCATATGAAACCGGGCTCAATGATTTTGTGATTTCCAGTGCAGACGAATACATTACACAGATCATGATACAGGCAGAAAATGAAGAGGAGTAA
- a CDS encoding sensor histidine kinase — translation MVFILSAVILFLAGYVILLRKQINQINRQLEKRREENTRQPISLEFIDSGLTRLAGNMNRCLKSEEKLREETVSREKEQKEMIADLSHDLRTPLTAIKGYQQLLMATLAEEGQRERLRTAQKHADELGKMIEQFFEYSLYSYKQSEPKYERINLGALIAECVAEMVPLLEEHELSIRMEETDPVYAKADREMLIRIIQNLIRNCLAYADSNAVVRVEKTKRAVFSFGNQTTATADPDRLFDRFYREDRSTSRPGGMGLAIVKLLAEQMGGTARAGKKEGWLWIYVELPSDG, via the coding sequence ATGGTTTTTATATTGTCAGCGGTGATTTTGTTTCTGGCTGGATATGTGATTTTACTCCGGAAGCAGATCAATCAAATAAACCGTCAGCTGGAAAAACGCAGAGAAGAGAATACGAGACAGCCAATAAGCCTGGAATTCATAGATTCCGGGCTTACAAGACTTGCGGGAAATATGAACCGGTGTTTAAAAAGTGAGGAAAAACTGCGGGAGGAAACTGTGAGCAGGGAAAAAGAGCAGAAGGAAATGATAGCCGACTTATCCCATGATCTCAGAACACCTTTGACGGCAATCAAGGGATACCAGCAGCTGCTCATGGCAACACTAGCGGAGGAAGGACAGAGAGAAAGACTCCGGACCGCCCAGAAACATGCGGATGAACTGGGAAAGATGATCGAACAATTTTTTGAGTATTCTCTTTATTCTTATAAGCAGTCAGAGCCAAAATATGAACGGATTAACCTGGGAGCCCTGATTGCCGAATGCGTTGCGGAAATGGTTCCGCTGCTGGAAGAACATGAACTTTCCATCCGAATGGAGGAGACAGATCCGGTCTATGCAAAAGCGGATAGGGAAATGCTCATCAGAATTATTCAGAATTTGATCCGTAATTGTCTTGCTTATGCAGATTCCAATGCTGTGGTCAGAGTTGAAAAAACGAAAAGAGCGGTTTTTTCCTTTGGAAACCAAACAACGGCAACAGCAGACCCGGATCGTCTGTTTGACCGGTTTTACAGGGAAGACCGATCAACAAGCCGGCCTGGAGGTATGGGCCTTGCTATTGTAAAACTTTTGGCAGAACAGATGGGAGGAACTGCCAGGGCAGGAAAAAAGGAAGGCTGGCTGTGGATCTATGTCGAACTTCCTTCTGACGGATGA
- a CDS encoding zinc metallopeptidase, translating to MFPMYGFFDPTYILIIIGVIITLAASAKMNSAFRRYSKVRSHSGLTGAQAAAKILNYAGIYDVVVERVSGNLTDHYDPRSKVLRLSDATYNATSVAAIGVAAHECGHAMQDKEAYAPLKLRGSLVPVANIGSNLSWIFIILGIIMGANQTLLNIGILLFSLAVIFQLVTLPVEFNASSRALRVLKDSAMMYEDEVEDTRKVLSAAALTYVASAAAAILSLLRLVILFGGGRDD from the coding sequence ATGTTTCCGATGTATGGATTTTTTGATCCGACTTATATTTTGATCATAATAGGTGTTATTATTACGCTTGCGGCATCTGCTAAGATGAATTCGGCTTTTAGGAGGTACTCAAAGGTACGCAGCCATTCAGGGCTGACTGGGGCACAGGCGGCTGCGAAAATTTTGAATTATGCGGGAATCTATGATGTAGTAGTAGAGCGTGTATCCGGCAATTTGACCGATCACTACGATCCAAGAAGCAAGGTATTGAGACTGTCTGACGCTACTTATAATGCCACATCAGTAGCAGCTATCGGCGTAGCGGCCCACGAGTGCGGTCATGCTATGCAGGACAAAGAAGCTTATGCACCGCTCAAACTCCGCGGAAGTCTTGTACCGGTAGCGAATATCGGTTCTAATCTTTCCTGGATTTTCATTATTTTGGGTATCATTATGGGGGCCAATCAGACACTCCTGAATATTGGGATACTCCTGTTTTCATTGGCCGTAATTTTTCAGTTAGTAACTCTCCCGGTAGAGTTCAATGCATCCAGTCGTGCGCTGAGAGTATTGAAAGACTCTGCGATGATGTATGAAGATGAAGTGGAAGACACAAGAAAGGTATTGTCTGCGGCAGCATTGACCTATGTAGCTTCTGCGGCAGCAGCTATTTTGAGTTTGCTGCGTCTGGTGATTTTATTTGGCGGCGGCAGGGACGATTAA